In a single window of the Chondrocystis sp. NIES-4102 genome:
- a CDS encoding nitrate ABC transporter, inner membrane subunit yields the protein MNLSTFALASQAAWKQIKPIVIRDTFLFPLAGFAGLIAIWWAIALFRPELMPTPPQALMENLDYILHPFYRRGPGDLGLGWLLLASLRRVIIGFLLGAMVAIPVGFLIGMSRPALLAINPVIQVLKPVSPLAWLPIALAIFNIADPSAIFVIFITSLWSTIINTALGVSSVPKDYQDVAQMLEMPAWKKIIKIILPASLPYIFTGLRISLGIAWLVIVAVEMLTGGIGIGFFVWDEWSRLNLSSVFLAVFVIGVTGLILDYLLGIVETLITHRPARS from the coding sequence ATGAATCTATCTACTTTTGCCCTAGCTAGTCAAGCTGCGTGGAAACAAATCAAACCAATAGTTATAAGAGACACATTCCTATTTCCTTTAGCAGGTTTTGCTGGGTTAATTGCCATCTGGTGGGCGATCGCTTTATTCCGTCCAGAATTAATGCCAACTCCACCACAAGCACTAATGGAAAACCTTGATTACATTCTCCATCCATTCTATCGTCGGGGTCCTGGAGATCTGGGGTTAGGATGGTTACTACTTGCCAGTCTGAGAAGGGTAATTATTGGCTTTCTGCTTGGGGCGATGGTAGCAATTCCTGTAGGATTTCTCATTGGGATGTCTCGCCCTGCCTTACTCGCAATTAATCCAGTAATTCAAGTCCTCAAGCCCGTTTCTCCCCTCGCTTGGCTACCTATTGCCCTAGCTATTTTTAATATTGCCGATCCGTCAGCGATTTTCGTAATTTTTATCACTTCTCTGTGGTCAACGATTATCAATACAGCTTTAGGAGTATCTAGCGTCCCCAAAGATTATCAAGATGTAGCCCAAATGCTAGAAATGCCAGCTTGGAAAAAAATCATCAAAATAATTTTACCTGCAAGCTTACCCTATATCTTTACAGGGTTACGTATCAGTTTAGGAATTGCCTGGTTAGTAATTGTTGCCGTAGAAATGCTTACAGGGGGAATTGGGATCGGTTTCTTTGTCTGGGATGAATGGAGTCGTCTTAACCTAAGTTCAGTATTTTTAGCCGTTTTTGTCATTGGGGTAACTGGTTTAATTCTTGACTATCTTTTAGGGATAGTGGAAACATTGATAACTCATCGTCCTGCCCGATCCTAA
- a CDS encoding nitrate ABC transporter, ATPase subunits C and D, with protein sequence MTAFLEVDHVDKVFPLANGGQYIALKNINLEIKQGEFICLLGHSGCGKSTLLNIVAGLDRPTQGGIILENKQVQKPGPDRMVVFQNYSLLPWKTVRQNIALAVNQVYGDKSVQERNAIVDQHIDLVNLRHAVDKKPNELSGGMKQRVAIARALAIRPKLLLLDEPFGALDALTRGSLQEQLMKICQEHRLTCLMVTHDADEALLLADRIVMLTNGPQSHVGQILEVPIPRPRQRLEVVNHPSYYSLRGDIVYFLNQQKKAKKRQSKAPAIISGHGLEKINLDIGFVPLTDCAPLIVAKEKGFFAKNGLTQVNLVRESSWKAIADGITSGHLDAAQMVAGMPLSLSLGMGGRPVAPTVTALTLSRNGNAITLRKSFYEQGVRNLADFKAAINQDQDQVHTLGMVHPSSMHNLMLRYWLASGGIDPDLDVKLTVIPPPQMVANLKAGNIDGFCVGEPWNSRAVYENLGFVIATDLDIWQSHLEKVLGVREDWANKYPETHIALVKSLIEACEYCDDRRHREEILQLICQPQYVDSAPEYTRPGFIDPYHRGTGEPPQTLLKYNEFYIDKTNFPSRVEGLWILVQMARWGIVPFPRNWIEVLDRVRRNDVYSEAARQLNLPGLEPERHSFKLSDGSIFNPDNPIEYLQNLKIKRQIKIEEIVLDPLVYRR encoded by the coding sequence ATGACGGCATTTCTTGAAGTAGACCACGTAGATAAGGTATTCCCACTGGCTAATGGTGGTCAATATATCGCCTTAAAAAATATAAATTTAGAAATCAAACAAGGGGAATTCATTTGTTTATTAGGACATTCTGGGTGCGGTAAATCTACTCTACTAAATATCGTTGCAGGTTTAGATCGACCCACTCAAGGCGGAATCATTTTAGAAAACAAGCAAGTTCAAAAGCCAGGACCCGATCGCATGGTAGTCTTTCAAAACTATTCTTTATTACCCTGGAAGACAGTTAGACAGAATATTGCTTTGGCGGTAAACCAAGTTTACGGTGATAAATCAGTCCAAGAACGTAATGCCATTGTCGATCAACATATTGATCTGGTTAATTTACGTCATGCTGTTGATAAAAAACCTAATGAACTATCAGGAGGTATGAAACAACGGGTGGCGATCGCGCGGGCTTTGGCTATTCGTCCTAAATTACTCTTACTTGATGAACCTTTTGGGGCATTAGATGCGCTGACTAGAGGCAGTTTACAGGAACAGTTGATGAAAATCTGCCAAGAACACCGACTTACCTGTTTAATGGTCACCCATGATGCGGATGAAGCATTATTACTAGCAGATCGAATTGTAATGTTAACCAATGGGCCCCAATCCCATGTAGGTCAGATTCTGGAAGTTCCCATCCCTCGCCCCAGACAACGTTTAGAAGTAGTTAATCACCCTAGCTACTACTCCCTAAGAGGAGATATTGTTTATTTTCTCAACCAACAGAAAAAAGCTAAAAAACGTCAAAGTAAAGCACCTGCAATTATATCTGGTCATGGGCTAGAAAAAATTAATTTAGATATTGGTTTTGTTCCCCTAACCGACTGCGCCCCCCTGATAGTTGCTAAAGAAAAAGGCTTTTTTGCCAAAAACGGTTTAACTCAAGTCAATTTAGTTAGAGAATCCAGTTGGAAAGCGATCGCTGATGGTATAACTAGCGGTCATTTAGATGCAGCCCAGATGGTGGCTGGAATGCCTTTATCTCTATCTTTGGGTATGGGTGGTAGACCAGTTGCACCCACAGTTACCGCTTTAACTTTATCCCGTAATGGTAACGCTATCACCTTAAGAAAAAGTTTTTACGAACAAGGAGTGAGAAATTTAGCCGATTTTAAAGCAGCTATTAATCAAGATCAAGATCAGGTTCATACCTTGGGTATGGTACATCCCTCCTCAATGCACAATCTGATGTTGCGTTATTGGTTAGCTTCAGGCGGAATCGATCCCGATCTCGACGTTAAACTTACTGTTATTCCACCACCACAAATGGTAGCTAACCTCAAAGCTGGAAATATCGATGGTTTCTGTGTGGGTGAACCTTGGAATTCTCGCGCTGTTTATGAAAATCTTGGTTTTGTTATTGCTACCGACTTAGATATTTGGCAAAGTCACTTAGAAAAAGTTTTAGGAGTGCGGGAAGATTGGGCAAATAAATATCCCGAAACTCATATTGCTTTGGTAAAATCCCTGATCGAAGCTTGTGAATATTGTGATGATCGTCGTCATCGTGAAGAGATTCTACAGTTAATCTGTCAACCGCAATATGTAGATTCCGCCCCAGAATATACTCGTCCAGGTTTTATCGATCCCTACCATCGAGGTACAGGCGAACCACCCCAAACTCTACTCAAATACAACGAATTTTATATTGATAAAACTAATTTTCCCAGTCGTGTTGAAGGACTATGGATTTTAGTGCAGATGGCGCGTTGGGGAATTGTTCCCTTTCCTCGCAATTGGATTGAAGTTTTAGACCGTGTTAGAAGGAATGATGTTTACTCTGAAGCAGCCAGACAGTTGAATTTACCAGGTTTAGAACCAGAAAGACATTCTTTTAAATTATCCGATGGTAGCATCTTTAACCCCGATAACCCGATTGAATATCTGCAAAATCTCAAAATCAAACGGCAAATCAAGATAGAGGAAATTGTTCTCGATCCTTTGGTTTACCGTCGCTAG
- a CDS encoding nitrate ABC transporter, ATPase subunits C and D, translating into MFYSTSTNVGNTLVNPRQDEFLVIENLIKAYPKPDGGRTVIIDGIDLTIGAEEYISVIGHSGCGKSTMLRIIAGLDKPSAGRVTLEGREIKKPGAERMMVFQNYALLPWLTVRENIRLAVDEVLKKATRAEKVDLINEHLAMVNLTQAADKYPDEISGGMKQRVGIARALITRPKMLLMDEPFGALDALTKRKLQAQVLEIWENHRQAVMMITHDVDEAIYMSDRIILMTNGPEAKIGQILNVPFPHPRDRHKILKSQEYYDLRNQALSFLEQYQ; encoded by the coding sequence ATGTTTTATTCCACCAGCACAAATGTCGGCAATACTTTAGTAAATCCTCGTCAAGATGAATTTTTGGTTATTGAAAATCTAATTAAGGCTTATCCAAAACCTGATGGGGGAAGAACAGTAATCATTGATGGTATAGATTTAACTATTGGTGCAGAAGAATATATTTCGGTAATTGGTCATTCTGGTTGTGGTAAATCTACCATGCTGAGAATCATTGCAGGTTTAGATAAACCCAGTGCAGGTAGGGTAACTCTAGAAGGGAGAGAAATCAAAAAGCCAGGTGCAGAAAGAATGATGGTTTTTCAAAATTACGCCCTTTTGCCTTGGCTAACAGTTAGGGAAAATATTCGCCTTGCAGTCGATGAAGTGTTAAAAAAAGCTACTCGTGCTGAAAAAGTAGATTTGATTAATGAACATCTAGCGATGGTAAATCTCACCCAAGCTGCTGATAAATATCCCGATGAAATTTCTGGGGGTATGAAACAACGAGTAGGAATTGCGCGCGCTTTAATCACTCGTCCTAAAATGCTATTGATGGATGAACCCTTTGGGGCTTTGGATGCACTAACTAAAAGGAAATTACAAGCACAAGTGTTAGAAATTTGGGAAAACCATCGCCAAGCAGTCATGATGATTACCCATGATGTGGATGAAGCAATTTATATGTCTGATCGCATTATTTTAATGACCAATGGCCCAGAAGCCAAAATTGGACAGATTTTAAATGTGCCTTTTCCCCATCCCCGCGATCGCCATAAAATTCTTAAGTCTCAAGAGTATTATGATTTACGTAATCAGGCTTTAAGTTTTCTTGAACAATATCAATAA
- a CDS encoding twin-arginine translocation pathway signal, which translates to MNHKIKRRAFLQGLGTSVSAIALSSCAVSGSKAPKTLSAEALAVEPIVKPESLEKPNLTIGYVPVNDCAPFAIAWQKGFFRKYGLNVTLSREASWANSRDGVIFGRLDASPVVSGAVMNARAGAEGARHAPLCAAMTIHRHGNAMTMSKELWDAGIRPWQSYQGNLEQFGRDFDGYFRQAPPEKRSLAVVLSSAIYEYFVRYLIAATGLNPDEEFRIMITPPPQMVSNMRIGAMQAYMVAEPWNTRAISGNEGIGFTFAQGREIWRGHPDRVLAVMESFINENPKTYRSLVKAMIEACQYCSKPENRPEVAKILSERSYTGAKPNITSAGIVGNYNYGGFDDQQRIVNDIATTIFYDLPTEVSNIPYDHSTFLWQSQNLWLMTQATRWQQIEKFPKNAEEIARTAWRTDLYRQIADEMGIKCPTDDYKVESAEAFIDGRSFDPSDPVGYLNSFEIRAKAPRSFFMS; encoded by the coding sequence ATGAATCACAAAATCAAACGTCGAGCCTTTTTACAAGGTTTAGGGACGAGTGTTTCCGCGATCGCTTTATCTAGCTGTGCTGTCAGTGGAAGTAAAGCACCCAAAACCCTATCGGCAGAAGCCTTAGCAGTCGAACCAATAGTTAAACCCGAAAGCTTAGAAAAACCCAACCTCACCATCGGCTATGTCCCTGTTAATGATTGCGCCCCATTTGCGATCGCTTGGCAAAAAGGTTTTTTTCGTAAGTATGGTTTAAACGTAACATTAAGTCGCGAAGCCAGTTGGGCAAACTCCCGTGATGGGGTGATCTTTGGTCGTTTAGATGCCTCCCCCGTAGTTTCAGGGGCTGTAATGAATGCAAGAGCAGGTGCAGAAGGCGCGCGTCATGCCCCGTTGTGTGCTGCTATGACTATTCACCGTCACGGTAACGCGATGACTATGAGTAAGGAACTTTGGGATGCAGGTATTCGCCCTTGGCAAAGTTATCAAGGAAATTTAGAACAATTTGGGCGTGATTTTGATGGTTATTTTCGTCAAGCTCCCCCAGAAAAGCGATCTTTAGCAGTGGTTTTAAGTTCTGCAATATATGAATATTTTGTGCGCTATCTCATCGCAGCTACAGGCTTAAATCCAGATGAAGAGTTTCGCATTATGATTACTCCCCCACCCCAAATGGTTAGTAATATGCGTATTGGGGCAATGCAGGCTTATATGGTGGCAGAGCCTTGGAACACTAGGGCAATTTCTGGTAATGAAGGTATTGGCTTTACTTTCGCCCAAGGGAGAGAAATTTGGCGCGGACATCCCGATCGCGTTTTGGCGGTAATGGAATCTTTTATTAATGAAAATCCTAAAACCTATCGTTCTTTAGTTAAAGCGATGATCGAAGCTTGTCAATATTGTAGTAAGCCAGAAAATCGCCCAGAAGTAGCTAAAATTCTTTCAGAACGTTCCTATACTGGGGCAAAGCCTAATATAACTAGTGCTGGCATTGTCGGTAATTATAATTATGGTGGTTTTGATGATCAACAACGAATTGTTAATGATATAGCTACAACTATCTTTTACGATTTACCTACGGAAGTTTCCAATATTCCTTACGACCATTCCACCTTTTTATGGCAGTCGCAAAACCTTTGGTTAATGACTCAAGCAACACGTTGGCAACAAATTGAGAAGTTTCCTAAAAATGCCGAGGAAATAGCTCGTACAGCTTGGCGTACTGATTTATATCGCCAAATTGCTGATGAGATGGGTATTAAATGCCCTACGGATGATTATAAAGTCGAATCTGCTGAGGCATTTATTGACGGGCGATCTTTTGATCCAAGTGATCCTGTTGGTTATCTTAATAGTTTTGAGATTAGAGCTAAAGCACCTCGTTCTTTTTTTATGTCTTAA
- a CDS encoding nitrate ABC transporter, ATPase subunits C and D yields MQTSNSTISQHIFTKDTANFLEFDGVAKIYPTAKGNYTVLEDVNLTINEGEFICLIGHSGCGKSTLLSMVSGLNKPSLGEVRLKNQPIVKPGPDRMVIFQNYSLLPWKTAYENVYLAVEQVYKHKSVQEKKDITLEHLELVGLGEAMNKKPAQLSGGMKQRVAIARALATRPEVLIMDEPFGALDPITREEMQEELLKIWQDHRCTVLMITHDIDEALFLSDRLVMMTNGPSANIGEVLDIPFLRPRNRQKIMEDPRYFELRNYALDFLFRRFAHDDALE; encoded by the coding sequence ATGCAAACATCCAACAGCACCATATCCCAACATATTTTTACTAAAGATACCGCTAATTTCCTAGAGTTTGACGGCGTTGCTAAAATTTATCCCACTGCTAAAGGTAATTATACAGTTCTAGAAGATGTTAATTTAACCATCAACGAGGGAGAATTTATCTGTCTCATTGGTCATTCTGGTTGTGGCAAATCAACACTTTTAAGTATGGTATCGGGATTAAATAAACCGAGTTTAGGGGAAGTACGCCTCAAAAACCAACCTATTGTCAAGCCAGGTCCCGATCGCATGGTGATCTTTCAAAATTATTCCCTTCTGCCCTGGAAAACTGCCTATGAAAATGTATATTTGGCTGTAGAACAAGTTTATAAACATAAATCTGTCCAAGAGAAAAAAGATATTACCCTAGAACATCTAGAACTAGTAGGCTTAGGGGAAGCGATGAATAAAAAACCTGCCCAACTTTCGGGGGGTATGAAACAACGGGTGGCGATCGCTCGTGCCTTGGCTACTCGTCCCGAAGTCCTCATTATGGATGAACCCTTTGGGGCTTTAGATCCTATTACTAGGGAAGAAATGCAGGAGGAATTACTCAAAATTTGGCAAGATCATCGCTGTACAGTTTTAATGATTACCCATGACATCGATGAAGCCCTATTTCTTAGCGATCGCTTGGTGATGATGACCAATGGGCCCTCTGCTAATATTGGCGAAGTTTTAGATATTCCTTTCCTGCGTCCGCGCAACCGTCAAAAAATTATGGAAGATCCACGCTATTTTGAGTTGCGTAACTATGCCCTAGATTTCCTCTTCCGTCGCTTTGCCCACGATGACGCTTTGGAATAG
- a CDS encoding transport protein has translation MELTLTNLPAIVAAFTFTAVIIAILTEKLHLTVAAFLGALVLVFTHVMTLGQAIGYINQSHATLALFFGVMVLVRAFEPTNIFAYLGTQMVVLAKGEGKRLILTVIGITTVICSVLPNATTVMLLAPLLPPIAQEIGIDFVPLLILMVFVANSAGLLTLVGDPATFIVGDAVNLSFNDYLMRLSLGGAIAVISILALAPILFRDIWNKKLDDMNTLPHPEINHPRVLTLGGILVAVVLLFFVIGETLPTPIPPASVALLGAAMALLLASQSKIDTVNNILKDVDWSTLLFFMSTFVLIGGLEKTGVINSISGLLAVILGKNIALGSIVLLFVVGLLSSVVPNIPLVVAMVPLLKQYLVNVDMLSADFLSPTFQGQFPPEVLPLFYAMMYGATLGGNGTLMGASSNIVAAGVAELHGGRISFHKFLKYGIPVMIVQLITAALYVIFAFLI, from the coding sequence ATGGAACTAACATTGACTAACTTACCAGCTATAGTAGCAGCCTTTACCTTTACGGCAGTAATCATTGCCATCCTCACAGAAAAATTACATCTAACCGTAGCAGCCTTTCTTGGCGCACTAGTTCTAGTATTTACTCATGTAATGACTTTAGGTCAAGCAATTGGCTACATTAATCAAAGTCATGCCACATTGGCTCTATTTTTTGGAGTTATGGTTTTAGTTAGAGCTTTTGAGCCGACTAATATTTTTGCATATTTGGGTACACAGATGGTTGTGCTGGCAAAGGGAGAAGGAAAAAGGTTAATTTTAACAGTCATTGGCATAACTACAGTCATTTGTTCTGTATTACCTAACGCTACAACAGTCATGCTCTTAGCTCCATTGCTACCGCCTATCGCGCAGGAAATTGGGATAGATTTTGTACCATTATTGATTTTGATGGTTTTTGTAGCTAATAGTGCGGGACTTCTGACTTTAGTAGGAGATCCTGCAACTTTTATTGTGGGGGATGCGGTTAATCTTAGTTTTAACGATTACCTAATGAGATTAAGCTTAGGTGGCGCGATCGCAGTAATATCTATATTAGCTTTAGCACCTATTTTATTTCGTGATATCTGGAACAAAAAGCTAGATGACATGAATACATTGCCTCATCCTGAAATTAATCATCCAAGAGTACTAACGTTAGGTGGAATCTTAGTTGCAGTAGTTCTTTTATTTTTCGTTATTGGTGAAACCTTACCCACCCCTATCCCTCCTGCTTCGGTAGCTTTATTGGGGGCAGCGATGGCTTTACTACTGGCTAGTCAAAGTAAAATCGATACAGTAAATAATATACTTAAAGATGTTGACTGGAGTACCCTATTATTCTTCATGTCTACCTTTGTCTTAATTGGTGGATTAGAGAAAACAGGAGTAATTAATAGTATTTCGGGACTATTAGCGGTTATTTTAGGTAAAAATATTGCTTTAGGTTCAATTGTCTTACTATTTGTCGTAGGGTTACTATCTAGTGTTGTTCCTAATATCCCCTTAGTGGTCGCAATGGTACCTTTACTCAAGCAATATTTAGTCAACGTAGATATGCTGAGTGCAGATTTCTTGAGTCCTACTTTTCAAGGACAATTTCCCCCAGAAGTACTACCGTTATTCTACGCTATGATGTATGGCGCAACTTTAGGTGGCAATGGAACGTTGATGGGTGCATCGTCTAATATTGTGGCAGCAGGGGTAGCAGAATTACACGGTGGTCGTATATCTTTTCATAAATTTTTAAAATACGGTATACCTGTAATGATTGTGCAGCTAATAACAGCAGCCTTGTATGTTATTTTTGCTTTTTTAATTTAA
- a CDS encoding nitrate ABC transporter, inner membrane subunit, protein MTANFGNSLKNSKKSNFLTSLIKNPPRKILAPICAILFILTLWQVLCSGEDANLPSPIKTFQDTSNLIFDPFFDNGGTDKGLFWQIIASLQRVAVGYSLAAIVGIGLGILIGSNAFMYDAVDPIFQVLRTVPPLAWLPIALAAFKEANPSAIFVIFITAIWPIIINTTVGVQQVPQDYKNVAKVLHLSGFKYFWEIMFPAAVPYIFTGLRIGIGLSWLAIVAAEMLVGGVGIGFFIWDSYNSSRLSHIIVALIYVGVVGLILDRLVAWIASVVVPSEQQQ, encoded by the coding sequence ATGACAGCTAATTTTGGTAATTCTCTAAAAAATTCTAAAAAGTCTAATTTCCTAACTTCCTTAATTAAAAATCCACCCAGAAAAATATTAGCCCCAATATGTGCAATTCTTTTTATCCTGACATTGTGGCAGGTTTTATGTAGTGGGGAAGATGCCAATTTACCCAGCCCTATTAAGACTTTTCAAGACACTTCTAATTTAATATTCGATCCATTTTTCGATAATGGCGGTACAGATAAAGGGTTGTTTTGGCAGATTATAGCCAGTTTACAAAGGGTAGCAGTTGGTTATAGTTTGGCTGCTATTGTCGGTATTGGTTTGGGAATTTTAATTGGTTCTAATGCTTTTATGTATGATGCAGTAGATCCAATCTTTCAGGTATTAAGAACTGTACCACCTTTAGCTTGGTTGCCGATCGCTTTAGCTGCTTTTAAGGAAGCTAACCCCTCTGCAATTTTTGTAATTTTTATTACGGCAATTTGGCCAATCATTATTAATACTACGGTAGGGGTGCAGCAAGTTCCACAGGATTATAAGAATGTCGCCAAAGTATTACATTTATCTGGATTTAAATATTTTTGGGAAATTATGTTTCCTGCTGCTGTTCCTTATATTTTTACAGGTTTAAGAATTGGTATTGGTCTTTCTTGGCTTGCCATTGTAGCAGCAGAAATGCTAGTTGGTGGTGTTGGGATTGGTTTCTTTATCTGGGATTCCTATAACAGTTCTCGCTTGAGTCATATTATTGTCGCTTTGATTTACGTCGGTGTTGTGGGTCTGATTTTAGATCGCCTAGTAGCTTGGATTGCTTCTGTAGTAGTGCCTTCAGAACAGCAACAATAG